The Musa acuminata AAA Group cultivar baxijiao chromosome BXJ2-2, Cavendish_Baxijiao_AAA, whole genome shotgun sequence genome contains the following window.
GATGATGGTGCCTTATACGGCAAGAATACGGTCACATGTCCCAATTTAAAAGGCACAGCAGCGGGTCCCATTCAAGCGTCTCAACATACGTGTCAGTTCCTTTTTCGCTAAAAGAGTTGTGGTGTGCTggttcgccaacagctactattaGCCTCACCTTCCTCTGTTCCCGTACGGCTAGACCCATTAAGGGTCCAGATTTATCTGGAATCGTAGCGATGGCGATAAATCACGATCGATCCCGAATCTCAAGGCTTACAACACCGCCCTCATTTTCCTCTCGTGTCCTCGGCATCTCGGAGGGTTGGAAAATAAAGCCGGAAAAAAAAGCGGAGAAAAAGAACGAAGCGATCAGGGTGGAGTTAGGGCTTCGCGATTTCTTCCGGGGTCGCATCGATTTCTCCCTGCGGAAGAGGTCCACCGATCCATCAATGGCGGGGGCGCTACAGTACCTGGAATCCCAGCAGAACGCGCAGCCCGAGCTGGCGGACTGGTACGGCGCCTTGGCGGATCTGTACCAACGGAAGCTGTGGCACCAGCTCACCATCAAGCTCGAGCAGTTCGTTGCCCTGGCCGTATTCCGGGTAGATTTCTTCTCCATTTCCTCTGCCCTTCCTCGTTTGCTGCTAGGGTTTAAAGTCATCAGTTTGACAATTGGTCTAGTCTTCTGTTTGGTATGTCCTGGTTACTGGATCTTCACAGGAATTTGcgcttttccttcttttctttcttttctcttttgacACGCGTGTTTGGATCTTTGGCGGAATCGATATTTAGATGCGTGAAGATAACAGATCTTGAAGGTAGAATTCTTGGTTCAGTGTTCCTTCTTCTTTCTGAGCCGGAAGATACACACAACAGCAATGAATCTTACAGAATATGGTTCTCTAGGAGCACTGATGCGCGGAAGATAAATTTTTTAAAGTTGATTGCTTCTTCTACCTTCATGGGAAAACCTCAATAAACGATACCTTTGAGGTGGCAAAGCCACAACAAATTTGCTTAGTTAGTTTTGTTCTGTTTTTTTGTGCTTGCCTCTCTGTTCTTCCTTGGATGGTTCACAGAAACTATTGGTGCCTCAGATTAAATATCTTTACGTTAGCAGAATGTTCAAGTTCCATCAGTGACCTTATAATTTGCAATTCCAGATATTTAGTTGAAGAAATCGTCTACTAAAGTTATTCTTAGTATATACATATgagtgtgtatacatatatgtgtataaacacatttataatatattttttacaagAACAACAATGAAAAAATCTTCTACTTTTATTCTGCAGTTGTTCAAGCGTTATTTTAGACCTCTATCTTTTTGGCTATCAAGCGAAACTCTCTTTGCATTCTTCTTGATCCTGCATAGGTTTGGTCCAGCTAGGTTTCTTATTGCACTAAAGTTCCAGTTTTGAAGGTTGAGGCACTTTCTGATAACAAAAAGAAGGTAGGTAGTTTAGTTACTTTAGTAACATTTAAAGAATAATTTCTGTTAAACATGCCAGTTTACTCATGTTTGCACTTTAGATTTTTCTAGCCAGGATCCATACGGCAgtgttatgaagataaaacagaaCAGTGATTCTACTTTGATATTATTTGGATTCTTGATTTTGGTTAACTAGTGATGTTTTATTCATTAATTGGTTTGCTCAATCACCTAAGAATATTGGTGATCATTTCAGCTAAAAGAAATTACTTGACGTATTTCATGATTCTATTTGTTGACAGCATTATAAAGTTTAATGTGGCATTATTTGTGTCAGGTATATAAGCAAGAAAGTTTTCTTAGTTTCATCCTGTTTAATTCCCTGCATTTTTCATGGCAAATGAATTATATTCAGAAAGCAATGTAGGTAAGCTCCAGTGGATCTAGTTTGTTTGTTATGATAAGTTCTCTATATTTGTATCCTCATTCTCCTTGTTATGCATGTTAACTCTTGTGACATGTAACTGAGAATGCATGCTTCTTTTTTATTCTCACCTTTCTGCTACTCTTTGTAGGCGGGCGACACTCTTATACAACTGTATCATAACTTCATTACAGACTTTGAGACAAAAATCAATCTCTTGAAGCTTGCTCACTTTGCTACAGTAATTTCACGACAGTATTCAGAAAAAGAAGCTGCAATTAGCTATCTTGAAGGAATAATTGAAAAACTGAATGCTACTAGAGAGTTGCGGATCGAGGAGCCTATCCTATATGCGAAGATGCAAATAGCTGCATTTTATCTAGAAAAAGGCAGTCAAAAGGAGTGCAAAAAGCTTCTTGAAGAGGGAGAGAGAACGCTAAGTAGCATGACTGATATTGATCCTTCTGTTCATGCTAGTTATTATTGGATTACCTCTCAGTATCATAAATCACGACAAGAATTTGCAGAGTTCTACAAGAGTGCCCTACTTTATTTGGCTTATACTTCAGTAGAATCTCTTTCAGCTTCATTCAAGTTGGTAAATGATTTACTTATTACATAtgtatatcatatttgatgaaGGATTTGTTTTCAATCTTGCCAAATTTTCTAATAATCATTATTGTTTTTAATACCATTACAGTTTGAGGTTTTGAAATTACAATCAAGGGTAATAATTTGatcatgttgatgacatgattggGCTTTGAGATTTTTGCCTTCTTCtgttgttggagattcattgaggTCTCTTGTCGTAAGTTATTGTATCTTAAAAGGATGTTTGACCTTATTACTAATTCGAGATGAAGTTGGTGAGAATCTTGAATACAGATGCATAAGTGCTCAGATACTGAATGCAAATTTCCCTTTCCCTTAAATCTTTTTACATTGCTTACAATTCGATGATTTACATTTTTTTACTGAAAAGTCCTTCATGGAAGGTCCTACTGTACTAGGATTATTATGTGACTTCTATGCATGAGAGATGATTTGTGACTATTATGTCTTCCAGGGCAAGTTTCTGTGTTTTCACACAGTTGCATTTCAAAGTCTCTTATGGGTTATCTGGTAAAATATGTTCCATATGGGTTGTATATATAGTAGTTCTTTAATTTTCATCCTCTAGTTATTCATAGTGGTTGGAAGACATTGCACAAACACTTCTATTAGTCCTTCAGAATCTCTTCTAAGTTTTGGGTTTTGCTGGTGGTGGCAAAAGATCTGTGGagctgaccccaaatagttgtgATTTCACAGCTTTGTTATCATTGTTGTTGTACTGTTAATGTAGTAGTTTCTCTTATTATATTTTGTGGTACTTCATTCACTCAGTCTGACCTATATCTTGTTTCCAGGATTTGGCCTTTGACCTTTCCCTTTCGGCACTTCTAGGGGATAACATATACAACTTTGGGGAATTGCTTGCGCATCCAATTGTAAGAAAAAGTTCTAGGCAAAATTCTATGATATACTTTCTTTTTCCTATAGAACTAATTACATTTTGTATTATTAAGTCAAAGAATTGTGATCTTCATTTTCTAATGTGTTGATGATTTGCGATTTGTTGATATACCTCTTCTATCTTGGTGTGTGATTTAATTGCTGACATGCTTCATCACTCCTTAACTGTTTGTTTCCTTTCTCACATCTTTTTCTTCCATTTGTGGACGATTATCATCATGATATGTGACCACAGAGCATAAAGTTGGAGCAATCTGACTGCCATGTTGGTTATCTCATGATTTTCTTTCTATCCAAGTTCTACTTTCATTTAAATATACCAACTCTCGTTACATATTGAACTCTCAGAATGTTTTGCAGATCAATAGTCTCACGGGAACAAAGATGGAGTGGCTATACCATATTCTTCAAGCATTTAATGTTGGACACCTGATTCGCTATCAAGAACTATGTCGGATTCATAATGCTGCTTTGAATGCACAACCTGCATTAGTAGAAAATGAGAAGAAGTTACTTGAAAAAATTAATATTCTGTGCTTGATGGAAATAATTTTCAGGTAAGATTTTCAAGTGTCAATTAATTTCCAGATTAACGTTAAGTACATATTTCTGCTCTTTCATTTTTAGTGTGATTGAGACTTTTAACCATTTCCAAACTGATACATTCAATTCCTTGCAGTCGGCCATCTGAGGATCGAACCATTCCATTGAATATTATAGCTGAGCGAACTAAACTTTCTATTCAAGATGTGGAATATCTTCTTATGAAAGCCCTTTCTGTAAGTCTAACCTTGCATTTTTTACCCATAGTTCTGATTCTGCTGAAGGGATACATAAAATGTCAATAACTTGGGAATTAATTTAATCACTGAATGTTACTCCAGCCTTTGTTGTGTTTTGCCCCCTTCCCTTTCATGCCTTTTTTGTCATGTAatatttacaatactttaagcgaTGTAATTGTTACTTTTTACGTTTACCCTTGGTACCTTAGCTTTTCATTTGACTCCCCTAGCTTCTTAGTTGTTATTGGTATTCTTTCATTCTGGATTATTTGGTTTTGTATAGAAATTTAAGTTATGCTCGATGATTTGACACTTTTCATTGTCCTCTTAATTAGTAATATAGGCAGATATGTTTCACACTTTCGCTTATAATATTCTCTGCTTGTTAGCCTTCCACATTGTATGCATCTTACATATATAGTTTTGTGAGCATTGCTTTTATTTTGTGACAAGTAGTTGTAAATAGTGCTATGCATCACTGGGCATGTTTGTCAACAAAATGTAGTTCCAGCAAGATGGCTTTAACCTTATTGTTGCAGATCCTTCTGTGCGTTTGTATGTATGGATTCCTTGTAAAAATGTATCCAACTATTAGGGAAAAAGAAAATCATTTGCTTATTGCAGGGCATGTAGGCCTTCCTGTCAGGACTTGTTTGTATCCTGGAACTTTCTTGCCTACATGGCACAAAATACAAACACACTGCTGGTAATGCTGTAAActcaatttttatgatttttctctaTATGATGGGATCTGTGCACCGGAAATGAATCTATTTCAAGTAGTTGTGAAAATCTGACAATCAGTTGTAACTACAATGAAATATGCTTTAATTTCTTAGGTATGTTGTTCTAATATTCTCAGTTGAATTGTTGAAGAAAGCTGGGAATTGAATCGGAGCTAAAGCCCCCGTGACTTAAACAGATGGAGGCAGATCAATCTCCACCCTCTTCCTAGATAGCTGAGACTAGTGTTTTTTGTTGTACTATAGGTCTTAGGCATCCTAATATGCCACTGAAAAGTTGCATCTTTTTTGACAACATTCAGTTGGAAtgctaaacttttttttttctagccATATTATTTCCTGCATCAAATTACATATAGCCTTAAAAAGAGTAAATTCTTGGTGTCTGCGATGACTTGCAGGTTCATCTTATTGAAGGCATAATAGATCAGGTTGAGGGTACAGTACATGTCTCGTGGGTGCAGCCAAGAGTTTTGGGAATTCCACAGATCAAATCATTGCGTGATCATCTTGATGCCTGGGTGGGCAAAGTGCGGACAGCCTTATCGACGGTTGAAGCAGAAACCCCCGATCTGATTGCTACATGATGTGCGTTTGGCACCTGCTCATTTTCCATTCCTCTGTTAACAGTTCCCCGCTCAGGAGAATTCAGAAAACCAAACATTGGGAATGCTCTTTAATTGAGGTTCTTCGACCCCTTTAGAAGATTTTGCATTGAGGTGTGGTGGGTGAATGCTGAGCATGTATTTTTTTTCTCGATTTTTTGTTTTCAGAAATGGATTTTAAGCAATCATTGTGATCATAAACATCATAGTTTCTCCTAACTATTTGAGTGGTTTCAAATTCAAAAGTTATCCAGAAaacgatgattcatgaattctcatGCTGTCTTATTTTACTGAATGTTTTTGTATTTctggatggaaagatggagagtaAAATGTCACTTGATATTATTTAGAAAGGTATATGGATGATTCAAGCGTATTTAGGTCAAACATGCCACATTGTTGGTGTTAATCATATGCATGGTATGATGCACAGCGTTGTTCAATATAAGCATACAAAATTATTGTACTACAAAGAGGGTGCgagaaaaaggaaaattttgATCGGACTTTCATGATCATCGTCTTACTATCTTAATAGCTCAACACCCTTTACGGTGTTTAGTTGTGCATCTTGCGATTCATTTTACATTGTtagtattgcttatcaaaaaTAGTCTATTTTGCGCATCTTACGATTCATTTTACATTGTTAGTATTgcttataaaaaataatctatttTGTGCATCTTGCGATTCATTTTTCATTTTACATTGTtagtattgcttatcaaaaaTAATCTATTTCAAACTCTCTTAACTCTTCGTTAGGTGGTGTGATCAAAGTTTGACGGTTCATTTTACATTGTTAGTATTGCGTATAAAAAATAATCTACTTCAAACTCTCTAGCTCTTCTTTATGTGGTGTGATAAGATGGGTTTGAtagtaggtcgagggcgttgcatcTTCGATGTCTTTAATCATTGGCTTACTACGAATAGTAGATCGAGGGTGTTGCATCTTCTATGTCTCTAATCATTGGTTTACTACGAAAGAATGGATTATCTATAAATTATctagtttttaaaattttgttcataaaaaaaagaaggtgaataaaaaagtattttttttctcgAGTTTTAACGAATTTACTTCTTCTTAGAAAAAGAAATGGAGAACCCCTCCGGAGTTACTGTGTTCTCAGTTCCTGTGCAATGGAAGCTTAGTACTACTGCAGTGGCTGTCGGACTTGCTCTCCGAAGTCACGGAGGTTTGGGCTTGAACCCTAAAGCCACCATTCTTAAACCCCTTAGTGTTCTATGTTCATTCCTTTGAATCCTCTCTTAAATGCTTGTTTTCGATCTCCGTCGTCGAAAATTTTGGCTCAAAATTCTCTCTTTTCCCCCGCTCCCTCCCTCCCTTCTCGATTGCAGAGAAGGGCTGGCTCAATTTCTTGCCCGAGACCCTAAATGATACTGAGGGCGAGAGGGTTGTGCCGCCTGACCCCCCACCGAGCGTTCGAGTCCCCACGAGCCTTCAGCATACAGTCGCCTGACAGCTCCAGGCTCCAGCTTTGCCCTGAGATCGTGGAGTCTACCGTCTCCTCGTGCCCGTCGGATACGATCGCATTGAGCTTCTTCCTCTGGTGCGCCCGCCAGCCGAATTACTTCCACGATTCATGTTCTTTTGACCGAATGATCCCTGTGGTCTTACGGCTCACCGACCGATTTGGGTCTGTTAGGGAGATTGTCAGGGAACAGCAGGCTGTTGGGTGCTCCGTAAAGGCGCAAACTTTCATGGTTTTGATCAGAGTTTATTGGCGAGGGAACTTCTATGGACGTGCATTAGAGGCGTTTGATGAAATGATTAAGCAAAATTACGTTCCCAACACCTACGCCAGGAACATGGTCCTTGATATCTTATTCAAGGTGCATTATTTTGACATGGCATTGAAGTTCTTCAGGGACACCAGGTTTCCAAACTTCATTAGTTACAATATAGTGCTATCCAATCTTTGCAAGTCAAGTGATTGGCTGGGAGCCAGAGATGTTATAAGAGAGATGGTAAAGAAGGGATTCCACCTTAACACTGGCAGTTTTTCTGTGGTCTTGGACTGtttttgcaaggctgggaggctcATGGAATTGCTACAGTTACTAGCGCTCATGATTGTATCCGGTAAACAGCTAACGGTAGCAATCTGGACGATTTTGATTGAGAGTCTCTGTCAAGCTGGTCAAGTGGATAGAGCAAGTACATTGTTGGGAAAGATGGTAGAGCATGGGTGTTCACCTACCGTGATGACGTACACTTCTCTAATTAGAGGTCTCTTTCAAGCTCAGAAGTTTAATGAGGTCTCCATGCTCTTAGAAACCATGATATCTAATAAGTGCAGTCCTGATCTGGTTTTTTATAATGTCCTGATCGATTGCTTTTCAAAAGCGAGAAGGTTTGATGATGCAATTGATGTTTTCCTTTGTCTAGGGGACGGTAGATTACATCCTGACGCTTATTCTATGTCTTCTTTAATATGCACACTATGTTCATCCGGGAAATTGAGATTGCTTCCTAAATTAATAGCAGGATCGGATGTTACTGCTGATCTGGTTGCCTGTAACTCATTAATAAATGCTCTCTGCAAGGCCGGTTTTCCATTTGAAGCAGTAGAGGCTTTCGTCAATATGGTCAATAGGGGTTTTTCTCCAGACGATTATAGTTATGCTGGGTTGTTAAATGGATTATGCATGTCTGGAAGTATTGAGAATGCAGTCAATGTTTATAATGCCATTGTTGTGAATAATCCCAATGTTGATGCATATGTGCATACAGTCATCCTCAATGggcttgtaaaaagaagaaaatatcatatGGCAATTAGACTCTTCAGGAAAGCTGCCCTTCAAAATTACTGCCTTGATGTTGTGTCCTATACAATTGCTATTAATGGGCTTTTTAGAGGTCATAGGTTTGACGAGGCTTGGCATTTGTTTGAACAGATGAAGCATTTTGATATTGTTCCCAATCTTTACACATACAATGTGATGCTTTCTGGCTCTTGTTTGGCTAGAAACATGGGTGCGGTTAAGCAATTGCTAAAAGAAATGGAGATTGCTGGAGTTGACATGGACCATACCTCATTCAATGTCATAATTTGTCTTCTGATTAAGTTGCATCGTTATAATTCAGCACTCCTTTTATGTAGGAGAATGTGTGATCTGGGAATGGTACCTAATAGGATCACTTGCTCGTTACTTTTGGATGGTCTTGTTAATATCTCTGTTGAAGAATTATATGATCTTTACCCAAAACTGGCATATGACTTTAAGAATCCTTATTTTATGGACAATTCCCCATCTGATTTGCAGAGTGACCTTCTTGTATGCTCTGCAAATTAGATCATTTTTTGGATGTTCAGCGGGAAAACATGAACACAGGCATTACCATAAGTGCGTGGGTGAAGCAACTTGGACTTCTGAATAGAGTCATGAGAAAATGGATAAAGTTGCTACTGCTATGACTTATGAGCTTGGTACTCCATTAGCTTCTGAAGTGCCCTCTGATGCTTCATTGCTCAAGAAACTTGTTGGCATCACTCTGGGTACTATAGATGTCGTCTGTAATTGTCCTACGTAAGGACAGAAAGCATGTGCAGAAAGGAAGCTTTTTATGATTACTTAATTTTTTTGGAGGAATGGCACAGATCTCATGTACAGTGGCAGAGAATTAGATGTAAAGCAAGCATGAAATATACAACAGATTATGGGGATTTAGTATGAGCACAATGTATTCTTCACTGGTGCATGGCGTTGGCATCACTTCTACTTAAAACTCATTATAATTGCTAGATCAGTGGTGGGTGCTTGACAACTTCACTGAACAGTGTCCTTTCGGACAGGTATAGTTATTTTCTTCTTAGTTGTTAGGACTTAGTGTAGCTAATGACTATTGCAAAATTGGAAATGGACTTTAAAGATCCTTGGGCTGTTTTGGTTGGTAACATGTGTTTCAACTTTTAATTGCTCGTCAGTGTTATTTTTTCTGGTTGAAATATGGGAGTTAGCCAGTGGTggaattaaaaagaaaatgcttgctGTGTAGTTATATAGAGAAAAAAAGACATGTTATGAATTGtggtagttctaagtttagaacatgttatgaattcttggtagcaTCCAAGAGGAGAAAAGACATGTGATAATAATTCTTGGTATTTCTGAAGTTTCCATGACCGTCCCCATCATGCAgatttttcttctccttcttgtgTTTGTTGCCTTTGTCTATGGCATTTTGAAAGTTTCCGTGACTCTCTCATTATGTGGAATTAATTTCTCGCCCCTTTCTGTGTTCCTTTCAAGATGATCATCTTCTTCTGCATTTTTTCTGACAGGGTGCTGACAACTGAGTCTTGAAAAGAGAAATGGAGTCCGGTTATGATCCTGGGTCTTCTCTGCAACTGAATTACAGAAATGTTGATCACTTCTTTCACCATTTATGGTTAGACTTTAATACCATATGAATCAACTTTTTTCATGATCAGAGGGTGAGTCCGAGTCCCCACCAAAGAAATTGCTCCAtcagaacagcagcagcagcatttgAGCTCTTTATTTGCTCATCTGGAAGGTGTTGCTGCAGAATCCTTTAGGAAAAAGAAAACTACTGGCATGCTGTGAAGCCCACGGATCGGCTTGCTGTATGATTGTGATAGCATGTAACAAAATAGCACATTATgaaatacatgtacatatacattgTTATCATTAGTACAAAAGCTATAGGCTACATGAAAATGGAGACCTGTAAAAGGCATTTTTGGAGGAAGCGTCGCAGCCACTAGTCCATGCAATCACGGTTGTTTCTTCGTGACCAAAGCTTTCTTGCTTCTTTTACCGAAAGATTACTACCCGAGTCCTGAAGATAAATTGTTCCAACAGATCAGAAAGGATCGATTTCATGGATAACTTCTTGATCTCTCGTGCGTATGTCCCCTCCAACACACTCTTAAACTCTAAATATTAGAATTGcctttattattttcaaattctcTACCATGCATCTATGCAAACTTTTAGATCGCAAAGATAATTAATTAACTTTGCAACTTTGAAAGAGAAGTTTTAAGAGGGGATACAAAGCCGAAAGAGAAAACAAACCTAGTCCCAAACATCGATCATCTTTAGCACCTAAATATGATACTGGAGAACCAAACGTGTATCACATAACCTCAAACTTTAATCGCTTATCCCGAATAAAAACTCCATATCAAAGAGATCAATTTTGATAATGCTTACAGGTTCAAGCTTCCATATGGATGAAAGGAAATGATTGTTGTGTTGACTCTTGTTCAAGACGATGATGCAAAAAAACATCAGAATAACAGAATCCGTAAGTAACAAAAGTCTGAGCTTAATAAGAAGAAATTGGATTGCAGCACCTCAATACAAGCAGCAAAAATTGCGGAGTATGATGCATGGGCAAATACAGAGTACATTTGTACAAAAGGAGCTTGACCACGATGGATTTAGTAATATGTGTCAGGTATTTGAATTGTTGTAATAGTTCATGCCTTTGAAGTTCCGAGTCTCCTGACATCTGAAACAAGAGGTATGTCTCTGCTGTAATTGTTTTCTTACAGAAGAGGTTAGTGCCAAGGATAGGGTTGTTGGGAAGAAAGCGAAGCAAGGCACCAGCTAGACTTATAATGTCTTTTGTTGCTGGAGCTACCAAAAGGAGACGGCACCTCCTCTGCAGGTAACCTGACTACAATATGCATCCAAGTATGATCCGGCAGTTTGATGTAAATTGCAATCTAACAGGGAAAAGAAAAATGACCCCTTGCTCCTCGTCAATGCACCACAGCTTATTTGCCTATAGATGCAGTCCCCTTGAGTAGTTTGTGAAAGCAAGTTCATCATGAGTTAACTTGAGAACAACAAAGCCCTTACCTTTACTGCAATAGGAAAATTTGTGCTCCCATCCAAAAAGCTGTAGATGTCTGAAGCAGCTCAGTATTTATGCTATCCAATGGCTTAAAAAGAAGAGATCCATCAGCAGaatttatgcaaaaataaaggagACAAACGGATGGCAAATTAACCAAAAGTGAGAAGTGTAAATTAGTCCCAAACTATCGCAGACAATGAAATCAAAATGAGTTTCTAGACAAATAGGCATGTCATAATAAATACTATAAACTTAATGGAAGTTAAAAAATCAGATGCTAATTATACATGGAAGGAATAACCCTGAGGTCAATCAGAAATTTGTGACTACTTCCAGAaactcacatcatgattccttTCAGTCATACTAGGTATAAGTTTTTGTCAAAAGAAGCTAGCCAGCAATTGGGGCCTTGTATGGGGTTTGTGATGTGCCAAGACTGTGCCAGCATATGCGGCAATGTGATTAACTTGTACCAGTCATCACAATGCCCATCTTACCATACCAACCAGCACGTATTGGTCCACCCAAGGGCTGGCATGATGCTTTTATATGAAATGTGACCCATACTATGAAAACTGATAATTAAGGAGGATAAACTTTTAACAATTTATGAAGCAGAAAGTTGTGTATCATTAACTTATGTATGAAAACTAGGATGATCAAATTGGATACCAACATGCTCACATGATTATATATCCTCTTTTCATTCATCAAGCAAGCCTCTCACAAATTCCAATTAAAGCCTGAATGTGAAAACTCCATTTATTCTTAGGACGGAAAGAACATGTAAAAATAACAGCTAAGGATTCTAATAAAATAATCAAGGCTGATAGGATGGAAAGAACATGTAAAAATAATAGCTAACTAAGGATTCTAATAAAAATAATCAAGGCAGATAAAAAGGTTCAGTTTCTTGAAAAACATGAACTTTGAAATTTTTTAGCAATTAAAGCAAAGAAAAAAATGATTCAATAATGAGACAACCTCCAAACAATAGATTCATGACCACGGCCGTGAAAGTGAGATGATGGAGTTTGATGCATTAAGACCTTGATATCCATATATAGCAGACTCAAGCACACTGTATTGTTCAATTACAGGACC
Protein-coding sequences here:
- the LOC103975924 gene encoding 26S proteasome non-ATPase regulatory subunit 13 homolog B, whose translation is MAINHDRSRISRLTTPPSFSSRVLGISEGWKIKPEKKAEKKNEAIRVELGLRDFFRGRIDFSLRKRSTDPSMAGALQYLESQQNAQPELADWYGALADLYQRKLWHQLTIKLEQFVALAVFRAGDTLIQLYHNFITDFETKINLLKLAHFATVISRQYSEKEAAISYLEGIIEKLNATRELRIEEPILYAKMQIAAFYLEKGSQKECKKLLEEGERTLSSMTDIDPSVHASYYWITSQYHKSRQEFAEFYKSALLYLAYTSVESLSASFKLDLAFDLSLSALLGDNIYNFGELLAHPIINSLTGTKMEWLYHILQAFNVGHLIRYQELCRIHNAALNAQPALVENEKKLLEKINILCLMEIIFSRPSEDRTIPLNIIAERTKLSIQDVEYLLMKALSVHLIEGIIDQVEGTVHVSWVQPRVLGIPQIKSLRDHLDAWVGKVRTALSTVEAETPDLIAT
- the LOC135605633 gene encoding putative pentatricopeptide repeat-containing protein At1g16830; the encoded protein is MILRARGLCRLTPHRAFESPRAFSIQSPDSSRLQLCPEIVESTVSSCPSDTIALSFFLWCARQPNYFHDSCSFDRMIPVVLRLTDRFGSVREIVREQQAVGCSVKAQTFMVLIRVYWRGNFYGRALEAFDEMIKQNYVPNTYARNMVLDILFKVHYFDMALKFFRDTRFPNFISYNIVLSNLCKSSDWLGARDVIREMVKKGFHLNTGSFSVVLDCFCKAGRLMELLQLLALMIVSGKQLTVAIWTILIESLCQAGQVDRASTLLGKMVEHGCSPTVMTYTSLIRGLFQAQKFNEVSMLLETMISNKCSPDLVFYNVLIDCFSKARRFDDAIDVFLCLGDGRLHPDAYSMSSLICTLCSSGKLRLLPKLIAGSDVTADLVACNSLINALCKAGFPFEAVEAFVNMVNRGFSPDDYSYAGLLNGLCMSGSIENAVNVYNAIVVNNPNVDAYVHTVILNGLVKRRKYHMAIRLFRKAALQNYCLDVVSYTIAINGLFRGHRFDEAWHLFEQMKHFDIVPNLYTYNVMLSGSCLARNMGAVKQLLKEMEIAGVDMDHTSFNVIICLLIKLHRYNSALLLCRRMCDLGMVPNRITCSLLLDGLVNISVEELYDLYPKLAYDFKNPYFMDNSPSDLQSDLLVCSAN